The following are encoded together in the Kineosporiaceae bacterium genome:
- a CDS encoding SRPBCC domain-containing protein, with translation MTVISVDKNLDAHTMTITAQYPAPVDRVWQVWADPRLLERWWGPPMYPATVVDHDLTPGGRISYFMTSPEGEKYHGWWRIVAVAAPTGLEFEDGFADDQGRENPELPVTRTRVRLEPLGEGTTQMVIESRFADAAAMQQLLSMGVEEGLSAALGQIDALLA, from the coding sequence ATGACCGTGATCAGTGTCGACAAGAACCTCGACGCCCACACCATGACGATCACCGCGCAGTACCCCGCCCCCGTCGACCGGGTCTGGCAGGTCTGGGCCGATCCGCGCCTGCTCGAGCGGTGGTGGGGTCCGCCCATGTACCCGGCGACGGTGGTCGATCACGACCTGACCCCGGGCGGCCGGATCAGCTACTTCATGACCAGCCCCGAGGGCGAGAAGTACCACGGCTGGTGGCGCATCGTCGCGGTCGCCGCCCCGACCGGTCTGGAGTTCGAGGACGGGTTCGCCGACGACCAGGGTCGCGAGAACCCGGAGCTGCCGGTCACGCGCACCAGGGTTCGTCTGGAGCCGCTGGGCGAGGGCACCACCCAGATGGTCATCGAGAGCCGTTTCGCCGACGCCGCCGCCATGCAGCAGTTGCTGTCCATGGGCGTGGAGGAGGGCCTGTCCGCCGCGCTCGGTCAGATCGACGCCCTGCTGGCCTGA
- a CDS encoding DUF2510 domain-containing protein gives MLDSPSAEAGWYPDPSGAHRYRYWDGHAWTSTVSEGMQDAQAATPPPLPPQPPPLPQLLPPVVPRSTRRPRRRLIATTVIVGVLLLSGAAAATMTLLRPEPGPRDLAAIVVRSNTVDLTWMAPPGPPVDLFVLSRDGQDVATLENTTRYEDRDLSPRTGYHYTVRAVRSGTSTAPSAELVVRTPPWGASELHDVGTSSTSARFGWEPPIDGPPDEYVVQRDGIDLATIEGSATSYTDTTAPSGRYLHYTVLAVREGMRSDPSAPVELHTVDRLVADARLDGAWDVSIKVTENHGTRLRTGQTTAATWSFSPACSGGSCDLTVDGTLTDLPFTVKLTRRGARYTGSLKTPASSCAQKVVTDTLTFSLTVTEGDLAPGYWAAADWSARVSVLMPYTAIGNRYCPEQSVVFTVVPQVTGGSGEAPHQTVSLRREPERGSGRFAGTAWQPELISIR, from the coding sequence GTGCTGGATTCCCCGTCGGCGGAGGCAGGGTGGTACCCGGACCCCTCGGGTGCGCACCGCTACCGCTATTGGGACGGCCACGCCTGGACCTCGACCGTCTCCGAGGGGATGCAGGACGCCCAGGCCGCCACTCCACCGCCCCTGCCGCCGCAGCCGCCGCCGCTGCCACAGCTGCTGCCACCCGTCGTCCCCCGGTCGACCAGACGGCCCCGACGGCGATTGATCGCGACCACCGTGATCGTCGGCGTGCTGCTGCTCTCGGGCGCGGCCGCCGCCACGATGACACTGCTGCGTCCGGAACCCGGGCCGCGAGATCTGGCCGCCATCGTGGTCCGCTCGAACACGGTCGACCTGACCTGGATGGCCCCGCCCGGCCCGCCCGTCGACCTGTTCGTGCTCAGTCGTGACGGTCAGGACGTGGCCACGCTGGAGAACACGACCCGGTACGAGGACCGCGATCTGTCACCGCGGACCGGCTATCACTACACGGTGCGCGCGGTGCGGTCCGGCACCAGTACGGCACCCTCGGCCGAGCTCGTGGTCCGGACGCCACCGTGGGGGGCCAGCGAGTTGCACGACGTGGGCACGTCGTCCACGTCGGCCCGGTTCGGCTGGGAGCCGCCGATCGACGGACCGCCCGACGAGTACGTGGTGCAGCGCGATGGCATCGATCTGGCCACCATCGAGGGCAGCGCGACGTCCTACACCGACACGACCGCCCCGTCCGGCCGATACCTGCACTACACGGTCCTGGCGGTGCGCGAGGGGATGCGCTCCGACCCGTCGGCGCCGGTCGAACTGCACACCGTCGATCGCCTCGTGGCCGACGCCCGGCTGGACGGCGCCTGGGACGTGAGCATCAAGGTCACCGAGAATCACGGCACCCGGTTGCGAACCGGCCAGACCACCGCCGCGACCTGGAGCTTCAGCCCCGCCTGCTCGGGCGGCTCCTGCGATCTCACGGTCGACGGCACACTGACCGACCTGCCGTTCACGGTGAAGCTGACCCGCCGGGGCGCGAGGTACACCGGCTCGCTGAAGACCCCGGCGAGCAGTTGTGCCCAGAAGGTCGTCACCGACACGCTGACCTTCTCCCTGACCGTGACCGAGGGGGACCTGGCACCGGGCTACTGGGCGGCTGCCGACTGGTCGGCCCGGGTCTCGGTGCTCATGCCGTACACGGCCATCGGGAACCGCTACTGCCCCGAGCAGAGTGTGGTGTTCACGGTTGTCCCGCAGGTCACGGGCGGGAGCGGCGAGGCGCCGCACCAGACCGTGAGCCTTCGACGTGAACCAGAGCGAGGGTCTGGCCGATTCGCCGGCACCGCCTGGCAGCCGGAGCTGATCAGCATTCGATGA
- a CDS encoding SAM-dependent methyltransferase, protein MPEPLDDALAALRPALCDLDTLVRAVAAGRRRAMHPEHVRAELRPVDLKAGRHLQVTTTDGRSPLTRNHGQGEPAAAAVDALLAQPFGTWFVETLDQVIQLRVTKRGEAQVHTARTSRRDVVPEIARHDRVRQRLLDPGDPLFDALGADADKRRQVEAFLRQLEPMVARAVGPARAAGRALHVVDLGCGNAYLTFAAHRYLTVRLAGDGVAVHTVGIDLRPDMVERNAHLAEQLGLDGLAFAVGAIADADPGLGAVDLVLALHACDTATDDALARAVRWGAAVALAAPCCHHDIQRQVQANRRAGGEVPAPYQAVYRHRILGQRFADVLTDALRADVLRLYGYEVDVVEFVDSRHTPRNALLRVARGAHRDPDEASASVRAELDQLTEAWSVTPRLADLLAERGDR, encoded by the coding sequence GTGCCCGAACCTTTGGACGACGCGCTCGCCGCGCTGCGCCCCGCGCTGTGTGACCTGGACACCCTGGTGCGTGCGGTCGCGGCTGGACGACGTCGCGCCATGCATCCGGAGCACGTGCGGGCCGAGTTGCGTCCGGTCGATCTGAAGGCCGGCCGTCACCTCCAGGTCACCACTACGGACGGGCGTTCGCCGCTGACCCGCAACCACGGCCAGGGTGAACCTGCAGCGGCCGCGGTCGACGCCCTGCTGGCCCAGCCGTTCGGCACCTGGTTCGTCGAGACCCTCGACCAGGTGATCCAGCTGCGGGTCACCAAGCGGGGTGAGGCGCAGGTGCACACCGCGCGGACGTCCCGGCGCGACGTCGTCCCCGAGATCGCCCGGCACGACCGGGTCAGGCAACGGCTGCTCGACCCGGGTGATCCGCTGTTCGACGCCCTCGGGGCGGACGCCGACAAGCGTCGCCAGGTCGAGGCCTTTCTGCGGCAGCTCGAGCCGATGGTCGCGCGGGCGGTGGGTCCGGCTCGGGCGGCCGGCCGGGCGCTGCACGTGGTGGATCTCGGCTGTGGCAACGCCTACCTGACCTTTGCGGCCCATCGCTACCTCACCGTGCGCTTGGCCGGCGACGGGGTGGCCGTTCATACCGTCGGCATCGACCTGCGCCCGGACATGGTGGAGCGCAATGCCCACCTGGCCGAGCAGCTCGGCCTGGACGGCTTGGCCTTCGCCGTCGGGGCGATCGCGGACGCCGACCCCGGTCTGGGTGCGGTCGACCTGGTGCTGGCGCTGCATGCCTGTGACACCGCGACGGACGACGCGCTGGCCCGCGCCGTCCGCTGGGGTGCTGCCGTGGCCCTGGCCGCCCCGTGCTGCCACCACGACATCCAGCGCCAGGTGCAGGCCAACCGCCGGGCCGGGGGCGAGGTGCCGGCCCCGTACCAGGCGGTGTACCGGCACCGGATCCTCGGACAGCGCTTCGCCGACGTGCTCACCGATGCGTTGCGCGCCGATGTGTTGCGGCTGTATGGATACGAGGTCGACGTGGTCGAGTTCGTCGACTCCCGCCACACGCCCCGCAATGCGCTGCTGCGGGTGGCACGCGGAGCTCACCGGGATCCCGACGAGGCGAGCGCGTCGGTGCGGGCCGAGCTGGACCAGCTCACCGAGGCCTGGTCGGTCACTCCTCGCCTGGCCGACTTGCTGGCCGAACGAGGCGATCGTTGA
- a CDS encoding phosphotransferase: MITPWPHDGVLTWATDALADRGCRLIADPVVVRAHPWATTLMVMVAPGLDGPGPDRLWVKAASPPFAYEMRLLAVLSALAPQAMPAVIDLAPEQGFALLADGGPTIEGDPTVETWTQMLVRYAEVQRLLADHPETLLTAGLPDLRPTRAAEALAELTRWGDVLAVGEPYGLTQREADDVRALLPAVHAVAARLETAGMPATVQHDDLQPSNVLGNGRLIDWGDASLAHPFASLRTALGAGMERPGTPVERGQMRDAYLTAFVDRSLTPTELAELREQARLAGLLAPAGRILTWLRVPGALEVYPDAVTIWWRRVLASDWRVE, translated from the coding sequence GTGATCACACCGTGGCCGCACGACGGGGTACTCACCTGGGCCACCGACGCCCTGGCCGATCGGGGGTGCCGGCTGATCGCCGATCCGGTCGTCGTCCGGGCGCACCCGTGGGCCACCACGCTGATGGTGATGGTAGCGCCAGGGTTGGACGGGCCTGGCCCGGATCGGCTGTGGGTCAAGGCGGCATCGCCGCCGTTCGCCTACGAGATGCGGCTGCTGGCAGTGCTGTCGGCACTCGCCCCGCAGGCCATGCCGGCCGTGATCGACCTCGCCCCCGAGCAGGGTTTCGCGTTGCTCGCCGACGGCGGGCCGACGATCGAGGGTGATCCCACGGTCGAGACCTGGACCCAGATGCTGGTGCGCTATGCCGAGGTGCAGCGCCTGCTCGCGGACCACCCGGAAACCCTTCTCACCGCGGGACTTCCGGATCTGCGTCCGACTCGGGCCGCCGAGGCACTGGCCGAGCTGACCCGTTGGGGCGACGTGTTGGCCGTGGGCGAGCCGTACGGCCTGACCCAGCGCGAGGCGGACGACGTCCGTGCCCTGCTGCCGGCGGTGCACGCGGTCGCCGCCCGCCTCGAGACGGCGGGCATGCCGGCCACGGTGCAGCACGACGACCTGCAGCCGAGCAACGTACTCGGCAACGGCCGGCTGATCGACTGGGGCGATGCGAGCCTGGCCCACCCGTTCGCCAGCCTGCGTACCGCATTGGGCGCCGGCATGGAACGCCCCGGCACACCGGTCGAACGCGGGCAGATGCGCGATGCCTACCTGACGGCCTTCGTGGATCGGTCGCTCACCCCGACCGAGCTCGCCGAGTTGCGCGAGCAGGCCCGGCTGGCCGGTCTGCTCGCCCCCGCCGGGCGGATCCTCACCTGGTTGCGGGTGCCCGGTGCGCTCGAGGTCTACCCCGATGCGGTGACCATCTGGTGGCGGCGCGTGCTGGCCTCGGACTGGCGCGTCGAGTGA
- a CDS encoding fibronectin type III domain-containing protein: MASVPATPGSARGRRRLWLILAAAAVAVVLTVGAVFVVRAPSGPAPTGLASSEVTSDSVRLSWSAPPESTTAPDHYRVTRDGTEIGPDVREPQFLDNGLEPGRTYRYEIRAVTDGHTSRATSAFEVKTLPEGARDLSAQQVTFAAVKLGWTAPRAGAPDQFVITRDEVELGTVAGGEATYTDAHPAPGREVTYAVIAVVGGQRAEPVTVTVTAPLPAVALARLSGSWEVLSEVTKNNGTTLKLGDSTSDSWTFTPACASGACPARLTGTFANAQISMPLTRKGAVYRGSTKANVAACRGKKVANTLTLALTVTSGEMNADQWSAQKWTGTLTMSIPYTVVGNYYCPRQSAVFTVTPDGAPTAGTTTTT, translated from the coding sequence ATGGCCTCCGTGCCGGCCACCCCCGGGTCCGCCCGAGGACGCCGCCGGCTCTGGTTGATCCTCGCCGCGGCCGCCGTCGCGGTGGTGCTCACCGTCGGGGCGGTGTTCGTCGTCCGGGCGCCGTCCGGGCCGGCTCCGACCGGCCTGGCCAGCAGCGAGGTGACCAGCGACTCGGTGCGTCTGTCGTGGTCGGCCCCGCCGGAATCCACCACCGCACCGGACCACTACCGGGTGACTCGCGACGGCACGGAGATCGGCCCGGACGTTCGCGAGCCGCAGTTCCTGGACAACGGACTCGAGCCCGGTCGCACCTACCGCTACGAGATCCGGGCCGTGACCGACGGACACACGTCGCGCGCGACGTCCGCCTTCGAGGTCAAGACCCTGCCCGAGGGCGCCCGGGACCTGTCCGCCCAGCAGGTCACGTTCGCGGCCGTGAAGCTGGGGTGGACCGCCCCGCGGGCCGGCGCACCCGATCAGTTCGTGATCACCCGGGACGAGGTCGAGCTGGGCACCGTCGCCGGCGGCGAGGCCACCTACACCGATGCCCACCCGGCACCCGGGCGTGAGGTCACGTATGCGGTCATCGCCGTCGTGGGCGGCCAGCGCGCCGAGCCCGTCACCGTGACGGTCACCGCGCCCCTGCCCGCCGTCGCCCTGGCGCGGCTGTCGGGCAGCTGGGAGGTGCTCTCCGAGGTGACCAAGAACAACGGCACCACGCTGAAGCTCGGTGACAGCACCAGCGATTCGTGGACCTTCACCCCGGCCTGTGCCTCCGGCGCCTGCCCGGCGCGGCTCACCGGGACCTTCGCCAACGCCCAGATCAGCATGCCGTTGACCCGCAAGGGCGCGGTCTACCGCGGCTCGACCAAGGCCAACGTCGCCGCCTGCCGGGGCAAGAAGGTCGCGAACACGCTCACGCTGGCGCTCACGGTCACCTCCGGCGAGATGAACGCCGATCAGTGGTCGGCCCAGAAGTGGACCGGCACGCTGACGATGTCGATCCCGTACACCGTCGTCGGTAACTACTACTGCCCCAGGCAGAGTGCCGTCTTCACGGTCACCCCGGACGGTGCCCCCACCGCCGGCACCACGACCACGACCTAG
- a CDS encoding GNAT family N-acetyltransferase yields MVLRRWQELDREPFAALNADPAVMRFFPEPLDRAASDALIDRIENHFDERGFGLWAVEARDPDGAHGFIGFTGLAPMPPGVPGAGGIEIGWRLAAHAWHRGYATEAARAVRDLAFGEIGLTQLWSMTAILNQPSQAVMRRLGMRRHAVFEHPHVPQHHVVRPHVVYRADRDASA; encoded by the coding sequence CTGGTGTTGCGCCGGTGGCAGGAACTCGACCGGGAACCGTTCGCGGCGCTCAACGCCGACCCCGCGGTGATGCGGTTCTTCCCGGAACCGCTGGATCGAGCCGCCAGCGACGCCCTGATCGATCGCATCGAGAATCACTTCGACGAACGAGGTTTCGGGCTGTGGGCGGTCGAGGCCCGCGACCCGGACGGCGCGCACGGCTTCATCGGGTTCACCGGGCTGGCCCCGATGCCGCCGGGCGTCCCGGGTGCCGGCGGGATCGAGATCGGGTGGCGCCTGGCGGCCCACGCCTGGCACCGCGGCTACGCCACCGAGGCGGCACGCGCCGTCCGGGACCTGGCGTTCGGCGAGATCGGGTTGACCCAGCTGTGGTCGATGACGGCGATTCTCAACCAGCCGTCCCAGGCCGTCATGCGTCGCCTCGGGATGCGCCGCCACGCCGTGTTCGAGCATCCCCACGTGCCCCAACACCACGTCGTGCGCCCTCACGTGGTCTACCGCGCCGACCGTGACGCTTCGGCCTGA
- a CDS encoding DUF2237 domain-containing protein, with the protein MTQRNVLGEPLEPCGTEPMTGFYRDGCCTTGPQDRGSHTICAVVTTEFLAHQREIGNDLGTPMPQFDFPGLTPGDRWCVTAVNWARAHADGAAAPVVLASTNEAVLQIVPLDTLRHYAVDVPADPSSL; encoded by the coding sequence ATGACGCAGCGCAACGTTCTGGGCGAGCCGCTCGAACCCTGTGGAACCGAGCCGATGACCGGTTTCTACCGCGACGGGTGCTGCACCACCGGCCCGCAGGACCGCGGCAGTCACACCATCTGCGCGGTCGTCACCACCGAGTTCCTGGCCCACCAGCGCGAGATCGGCAACGATCTCGGCACCCCGATGCCCCAGTTCGACTTTCCCGGCCTGACCCCCGGCGACCGCTGGTGCGTCACCGCGGTCAACTGGGCACGAGCCCATGCGGACGGCGCGGCGGCGCCGGTCGTCCTGGCCTCGACCAACGAGGCGGTGCTCCAGATCGTGCCGCTGGACACCTTGCGGCACTACGCCGTGGACGTCCCGGCAGACCCCAGCTCACTGTGA
- a CDS encoding winged helix-turn-helix transcriptional regulator, with amino-acid sequence MVVDQGTTERADRLFAALADGTRREIVALTLIGDHSVSQLARRFPMSFAAVQKHVAVLERAGLIVKQRQGREQRVRGNPHALDEVRAALDQLEALWRQRLDRIGDLVADPHHADPDPSGASR; translated from the coding sequence ATGGTTGTAGATCAGGGGACGACGGAGCGAGCCGACCGACTCTTCGCGGCGCTCGCCGATGGCACGCGTCGCGAGATCGTGGCACTGACGCTGATCGGTGACCATTCGGTGTCGCAGCTCGCCCGGCGCTTTCCGATGAGCTTCGCCGCCGTCCAGAAACATGTTGCTGTTCTGGAAAGAGCCGGTCTGATCGTGAAGCAACGGCAGGGTCGCGAACAGCGGGTTCGGGGTAACCCCCACGCGCTGGACGAGGTCCGCGCCGCCCTCGACCAGCTCGAAGCCCTGTGGCGGCAACGCCTCGACCGCATCGGCGACCTGGTCGCCGATCCCCACCACGCCGATCCCGACCCTTCAGGAGCATCCCGATGA
- a CDS encoding DUF2510 domain-containing protein, with protein sequence MTVPQAPPPGWYRDPSGAHRFRYWDGLAWTAGVSDQELSQQAMPPGPAVPPGPPVLPGPPIPPGHPVPPGPLCHPALPCHRGLRCPPCCPWPPCRPPPGPPEDAAGSG encoded by the coding sequence ATGACCGTGCCGCAGGCGCCGCCACCGGGCTGGTATCGCGACCCGTCGGGCGCTCACCGGTTCCGCTACTGGGACGGGCTCGCCTGGACAGCAGGGGTCTCCGACCAGGAGCTGAGCCAGCAGGCCATGCCGCCCGGACCTGCCGTGCCGCCCGGACCTCCCGTGCTCCCCGGACCTCCCATCCCACCCGGGCACCCCGTTCCACCCGGACCCCTGTGTCACCCGGCCCTCCCGTGTCACCGGGGCCTCCGGTGCCCCCCATGCTGCCCATGGCCTCCGTGCCGGCCACCCCCGGGTCCGCCCGAGGACGCCGCCGGCTCTGGTTGA
- a CDS encoding sporulation protein, producing MVFKRMMRALGVGGPTLDTVLGNPNAYPGGTLDGVVHIVGGDHAVEIDYLALGLLTRVEVESGDSEWSTDQEIARTPITGRFTLGAGEKRDVPFRFAVPIETPITHVYGQPLHGMVMGLRTDLEVARALDKGDLDPVAIHPVAAQERILDGLSRLGFRFKRADLERGRIYGAQQMLPFYQEIEFYPAPQYARAFNELELTFIATPAALQVILEVDKRGGLFTEGHDAFGRFTVDYTAAQQTDWARELDGWLQQSAQRRGLFF from the coding sequence GTGGTCTTCAAGCGGATGATGCGGGCTCTGGGCGTCGGTGGCCCCACGCTCGACACCGTGCTCGGCAACCCCAATGCCTACCCCGGCGGCACGCTGGACGGCGTGGTGCACATCGTCGGTGGGGATCACGCCGTGGAGATCGACTACCTCGCCCTCGGGTTGCTCACCCGGGTGGAGGTCGAGAGCGGCGACAGCGAGTGGTCCACCGACCAGGAGATCGCCCGCACCCCGATCACCGGCCGGTTCACCCTCGGCGCGGGTGAGAAGCGGGACGTGCCGTTCCGGTTCGCCGTCCCGATCGAGACCCCCATCACCCATGTGTACGGCCAGCCGCTGCACGGCATGGTGATGGGGCTGCGCACCGACCTCGAGGTGGCCCGTGCCCTCGACAAGGGCGATCTCGACCCGGTGGCGATCCACCCGGTGGCTGCCCAGGAGCGCATCCTGGACGGCCTGTCCCGCCTGGGGTTCCGGTTCAAACGGGCCGACCTCGAACGCGGTCGCATTTACGGTGCTCAGCAGATGTTGCCGTTCTACCAGGAGATCGAGTTCTACCCCGCGCCGCAGTACGCCCGCGCCTTCAACGAACTGGAACTCACGTTCATCGCCACCCCGGCAGCGCTGCAGGTGATCCTCGAGGTCGACAAGCGCGGCGGTCTGTTCACCGAGGGGCACGACGCCTTCGGCCGGTTCACCGTCGACTACACCGCGGCCCAGCAGACCGACTGGGCCCGCGAGCTCGACGGCTGGCTGCAGCAGTCGGCGCAACGCCGCGGTTTGTTCTTCTGA
- a CDS encoding DUF4386 domain-containing protein, which produces MSPVRIARTTGAFYLSFMVLSVLANALGDIGLGDTSQVHAAISSDPGRFRIALVCAFASTFLFLMAAWGLYVLLSPVNRELALLFLVLNAVGVAVQCASMLGLVSALFLGDPVSGSAAFPQDQVDALARGEIDVYRTGFVIAQLFFGTWLFPLGYLVWRSGFLPRLLGVLLVLDGVAEMVWFLQGLLMPTHPGIKAPGTVVSLLAEVGLTLWLLVRGVATSAPGVQRPRRPEVVDAGDQGAST; this is translated from the coding sequence GTGAGCCCTGTCAGGATCGCCAGAACCACTGGCGCCTTCTACCTGTCGTTCATGGTGCTGTCGGTCCTCGCCAATGCTCTGGGCGATATCGGCCTCGGCGACACGTCGCAGGTCCATGCCGCGATCTCCTCCGATCCGGGAAGGTTTCGGATCGCGCTGGTGTGCGCGTTTGCGTCGACGTTCCTGTTCCTGATGGCCGCCTGGGGCCTCTACGTACTTCTGAGCCCGGTGAACCGGGAGCTCGCTCTGCTCTTCCTGGTGCTCAATGCGGTCGGCGTGGCGGTCCAGTGCGCGAGCATGCTCGGCCTGGTGTCAGCCCTCTTCCTGGGTGACCCGGTCAGCGGATCTGCTGCCTTCCCCCAGGACCAGGTCGACGCCTTGGCGCGCGGCGAGATCGACGTGTACCGCACGGGCTTCGTCATCGCGCAGCTCTTCTTCGGAACGTGGCTGTTCCCGCTCGGCTACCTGGTCTGGAGGTCGGGGTTCCTGCCTCGTCTCCTGGGCGTCCTGCTCGTGCTGGACGGTGTGGCCGAGATGGTCTGGTTCCTGCAGGGCCTGCTGATGCCGACCCATCCCGGGATCAAGGCGCCGGGGACGGTCGTGAGCCTGCTCGCCGAGGTCGGCCTGACCCTCTGGCTCCTCGTGCGAGGTGTGGCAACGTCCGCCCCGGGAGTCCAGAGGCCGCGCCGTCCCGAGGTCGTCGATGCCGGTGACCAGGGAGCGTCCACATGA
- a CDS encoding 2TM domain-containing protein, whose translation MNHPVYGTPGPIEPNGEWSVEERLRAQAVTNLRKRAAFRSHLVVYLLVNLLLVVIWLVTGVRSGVWYPWFIYPMFGWGIGLGSHAWQAYRGDEVNEENIRQEMRRIAGN comes from the coding sequence GTGAACCACCCCGTCTACGGCACACCCGGACCCATCGAGCCCAACGGCGAATGGTCGGTCGAGGAGCGGTTGCGTGCCCAGGCGGTGACGAACCTGCGCAAGCGGGCCGCGTTCCGCTCCCACTTGGTGGTCTATCTGCTGGTGAACCTGTTGCTCGTGGTGATCTGGCTGGTCACCGGCGTGCGCTCCGGTGTCTGGTACCCGTGGTTCATCTACCCCATGTTCGGCTGGGGTATCGGTCTGGGCTCCCATGCCTGGCAGGCCTACCGCGGGGACGAGGTCAACGAGGAGAACATCCGCCAGGAGATGCGGCGCATCGCCGGTAACTGA
- a CDS encoding L-serine ammonia-lyase: MAISVFDLFSIGIGPSSSHTVGPMRAARMFTERLVADGVLDRVAGVRAELFGSLGATGHGHGSVGAVVLGLMGELPESVDVDAAPALVGTVRASGLLRLHGGREVAFDLGEHVVMHRRKTLPLHPNGMRFAALDAAGAELAARIYYSVGGGFVAGEDGAEPVTPDTTPLPMPFSTGDRLLELTVEHGLSISEVMRRNELAWRSEDEIHDGLLTIWQVMQACVRRGCETDGVLPGGLKVERRAHALFNQLTAEAGQWHDPLHAMDWVNLYALAVNEENASGGRVVTAPTNGAAGIIPAVLHYYRNFVPGSTEEGVVRFLLTAGAIGVIYKTTASISGAEVGCQGEVGSACSMAAAGLAEAMGGSPAQVENAAEIAMEHNLGLTCDPVGGLVQIPCIERNAMAAVKAINAVRMALRGNGTHIVSLDNVVKTMRETGADMKVKYKETSRGGLAVNVIEC, from the coding sequence ATGGCGATCAGCGTGTTCGACCTGTTCTCGATCGGCATCGGGCCGTCGAGCTCGCACACCGTCGGCCCGATGCGGGCGGCGCGGATGTTCACCGAACGCCTGGTCGCCGACGGCGTGCTGGACCGCGTGGCCGGGGTGCGGGCCGAGTTGTTCGGCTCGCTCGGAGCGACCGGGCACGGCCACGGCAGCGTGGGTGCCGTCGTCCTGGGTCTGATGGGTGAACTGCCCGAGAGCGTGGACGTCGACGCGGCGCCGGCTCTGGTCGGCACCGTGCGGGCCTCGGGGCTGCTGCGATTGCACGGCGGGCGCGAGGTGGCGTTCGACCTCGGTGAACACGTGGTGATGCACCGGCGCAAGACCCTTCCGTTGCACCCCAACGGAATGCGGTTCGCCGCCCTGGACGCCGCAGGGGCCGAGCTGGCCGCACGGATCTACTACTCGGTCGGTGGCGGTTTCGTCGCGGGGGAGGACGGCGCCGAGCCGGTGACGCCCGACACCACGCCGCTGCCGATGCCGTTCAGCACCGGCGACCGACTGCTGGAGCTGACCGTCGAACACGGCCTGTCGATCAGTGAGGTGATGCGCCGCAACGAGTTGGCCTGGCGCAGCGAGGACGAGATCCATGACGGGCTGCTCACCATCTGGCAGGTGATGCAGGCCTGCGTGCGGCGTGGCTGCGAGACCGACGGGGTGCTGCCTGGCGGGTTGAAGGTCGAGCGGCGGGCGCACGCCTTGTTCAACCAACTCACCGCCGAGGCCGGGCAGTGGCACGACCCGTTGCACGCCATGGACTGGGTGAACCTCTACGCGTTGGCGGTCAACGAGGAGAACGCCTCCGGCGGCCGGGTGGTGACCGCCCCGACGAACGGGGCCGCGGGGATCATCCCCGCGGTGTTGCACTACTACCGCAACTTCGTCCCCGGCTCGACCGAGGAGGGCGTGGTGCGGTTCCTGCTCACCGCGGGCGCGATCGGGGTGATCTACAAGACCACGGCCTCGATCTCGGGTGCCGAGGTGGGCTGTCAGGGTGAGGTCGGATCGGCCTGTTCCATGGCAGCCGCCGGGCTGGCCGAGGCGATGGGCGGCAGCCCCGCCCAGGTCGAGAACGCCGCCGAGATCGCCATGGAACACAACCTCGGACTGACCTGCGACCCGGTGGGGGGTCTGGTGCAGATCCCGTGCATCGAACGCAACGCGATGGCTGCCGTGAAGGCGATCAACGCCGTCCGGATGGCCTTGCGCGGCAACGGAACCCACATCGTCTCGCTCGACAACGTGGTGAAGACGATGCGCGAGACCGGCGCCGACATGAAGGTGAAGTACAAGGAGACCTCACGCGGCGGGCTCGCCGTCAACGTCATCGAATGCTGA